DNA sequence from the bacterium genome:
GATGTGTGAAGTGTGGCGTGTAACGGCCGAAGCGTATGCGCAATATAAAAATGAATTTACAAAGACTATAGAATATTATGATCGTATTGTAAATACCTATCCCAATACGCCTCAAGCCGTGGCCAGTTTATTCAAAAAAGCATACACCTACGAAAACGGGCTGAACGACAATGATCGTGCAAAAGCGGCGTATGAAGAATTTATAAAAAAATATCCCAATCATGAATTAGCCGATGATGCGCAAACGATGATAGATTTTCTCGGTAAACCGGCGGATGATTTGATCGAAATGCTGGAGAAAAAGGCT
Encoded proteins:
- a CDS encoding tetratricopeptide repeat protein, coding for MKSNRYWFVALVLIGFISSCQSSKTETAADLFKQADSLFTKNKTDEAFTLLAGMETRFKSDTTVMCEVWRVTAEAYAQYKNEFTKTIEYYDRIVNTYPNTPQAVASLFKKAYTYENGLNDNDRAKAAYEEFIKKYPNHELADDAQTMIDFLGKPADDLIEMLEKKAKQNEKKSTPAK